The sequence TTTGTTGATGGTAAAATTATTCGCTCTTTGCAAGCAAACCTGTTTGCAGTCTTGCGTGACATTCTGTTTGTGAATGGTCAAATCGTAAACGCCGGGCGTTTCCAACATCTGAATATAGAAAGTTCCAGCCATTTGACCAATTTGGTCTTTTCAATTTTGCGTAATGCTCGCGCCCTACATCTTGATGAAGATCCAAATATGATTGTGTGCTGGGGCGGCCATTCAATCAATGAAACCGAATACTTATATGCCCGTAAAGTTGGCAGCCAATTGGGTTTACGTGAATTGAATATCTGCACCGGTTGTGGGCCGGGAGCCATGGAAGCGCCGATGAAAGGTGCCGCAGTGGGTCATGCCCAACAACGCTACAGACAAGGCCGCTTTATTGGTATGACCGAGCCGTCAATTATTGCAGCAGAGCCACCAAACCCGTTAGTCAATGAGCTGATTATCATGCCAGACATTGAAAAGCGGCTGGAAGCCTTCGTCCGTATCGCCCATGGCATCATTATTTTCCCTGGCGGCGTGGGGACGGCAGAAGAGTTACTCTACTTGTTAGGTATTCTGATGAACCCGCATAACAGTGAGCAGGTTTTACCCCTGATCCTGACGGGCCCTAAAGAGAGCGCAGATTACTTCAGAGTCGTGGACGAGTTCATCATGAACACTCTCGGTGATGAAGCGCGTAAATATTACCAGATAATTATTGATGACCCGGATGAAGTCGCCCGTCAGATGAAGAAAGCGATGCCATTGGTGAAAGAGAATCGCCGTAATACTGGTGATGCTTATAGCTTCAACTGGTCTATTCGTATTGAGCCTGATTTGCAGCATCCTTTCGAACCGACCCATGAGAATATGGCCAATCTGGACTTGTCCCATAATCAAGCACCAGAGAAACTGGCCGCTGCATTGCGTCGTGCTTTCTCTGGTATTGTGGCAGGAAATGTCAAAGAGGTGGGGATCCAGGCAATTGAAGCTCACGGGCCATTCAAATTGCACGGTGATCCATTACTGATGAAGCATATGGACCTGTTGTTACAGGGTTTTATCGCTCAATCCCGGATGAAGTTACCGGGCAGTGCTTATACACCTTGCTATGAAATCTGTAGTTAAAGAATAAATAATTGTCACTTGTCGCGCTGGTGCTAACTTCTGGCCAACGCGACCTGACAATTGTTTGAGCACCGCCAGGTTCGCTCTTTATAGCAAAAAAGGGGCGATAAAATAGCCCTTATGGGATAGGTTCTAAAACAGTCCATGCAAATCCACCTTCTTATCGTTGATGCCCTTAATCTGATTCGTCGCATTCACGCAGTGCAAGGTTCACCTTGTGTTAATGCTTGTCAGCATGGGTTACAACAGCTTATTTCACATAGTCAGCCAACACATGCAGTCGCCGTTTTTGATGAAGATGACCGCTCAGATAGCTGGCGTCATCAATGTCTGCCCGACTATAAAGCGGGCCGCTCACCGATGCCCGATAATCTGCAACAAGAAATGGCGCTTATCCGTGAAGCATTCCATTCATTGGGGGTGAGTTGCTGGAGTTCACCAGGCAATGAAGCTGATGATCTTGCGGCTACGTTGGCAATAAAAATTGGTGGGGCGGGGCATCAGGTCACCATTGTTTCAACCGACAAAGGTTATTGCCAACTGTTAGCACCGAATGTACAGATTCGTGATTACTTCCAAAAACGCTGGTTGGACATGCCGTTCGTAAAGCAAGAATTTGGCGTGTTACCGCATCAATTACCTGACTACTGGGGGCTTGCCGGCATCAGCAGCAGTAAAATTCCAGGTGTCGCGGGTATTG comes from Yersinia canariae and encodes:
- the xni gene encoding flap endonuclease Xni, with translation MQIHLLIVDALNLIRRIHAVQGSPCVNACQHGLQQLISHSQPTHAVAVFDEDDRSDSWRHQCLPDYKAGRSPMPDNLQQEMALIREAFHSLGVSCWSSPGNEADDLAATLAIKIGGAGHQVTIVSTDKGYCQLLAPNVQIRDYFQKRWLDMPFVKQEFGVLPHQLPDYWGLAGISSSKIPGVAGIGAKTAALLLQQASSLEELYQNLDSVPEKWRKKLQQHQEVAFICKKIATLKTDLQLTGNLQQLRLSQ
- the ppnN gene encoding nucleotide 5'-monophosphate nucleosidase PpnN; protein product: MITHVSPLGSMDLLSQLEVDMLKRTASSDLYRLFRNCSLAVLNSGSLTDNSKELLSRYETFDINVLRRERGVKLELVNPPEHAFVDGKIIRSLQANLFAVLRDILFVNGQIVNAGRFQHLNIESSSHLTNLVFSILRNARALHLDEDPNMIVCWGGHSINETEYLYARKVGSQLGLRELNICTGCGPGAMEAPMKGAAVGHAQQRYRQGRFIGMTEPSIIAAEPPNPLVNELIIMPDIEKRLEAFVRIAHGIIIFPGGVGTAEELLYLLGILMNPHNSEQVLPLILTGPKESADYFRVVDEFIMNTLGDEARKYYQIIIDDPDEVARQMKKAMPLVKENRRNTGDAYSFNWSIRIEPDLQHPFEPTHENMANLDLSHNQAPEKLAAALRRAFSGIVAGNVKEVGIQAIEAHGPFKLHGDPLLMKHMDLLLQGFIAQSRMKLPGSAYTPCYEICS